From the Capra hircus breed San Clemente chromosome 14, ASM170441v1, whole genome shotgun sequence genome, the window TGTAATCACTGCCACTTTGGCTTCCAGACTCAGAGGGAGTTATTGCAGCACCAGGAGCTCCATGTCCCTGGCAGCAAACTGCCCCGAGAAAGTGACATGGAACACTCTCCAAGTGGAACCGAAGACAGCTTACAGCCAGCCACAGACTTGCTGACCAGAAGCGAACTCCCACAGAGCCAAAAGGCCATGCAGACTAAAGATGCGAGCTCTGACACGGAGCTGGACAAGTGTGAGAAAAAGACTCAGCTCTTTCTCACTAACCAGAGACCCGAAATTCAGCCTACAACCAATAAACAAAGCTTTTCTTacacgaaaataaagtctgagccCTCTAGTCCAAGACTCGCCTCATCTCCAGTTCAGCCTAATATTGGGCCTTCTTTCCCGGTGGGACCCTTTCTATCTCAGTTTGCTTTTCCCCAAGATATCACGATGGTCCCTCAAGCTTCAGAGATCTTAGCCAAGATGTCTGAACTGGTACACCGGCGACTGAGGCATGGAAGTAGTAGCTACCCTCCTGTCATTTACAGCCCCTTGATGCCCAAGGGGGCTACCTGTTTTGAGTGCAACATAACCTTCAATAACTTGGATAATTATCTAGTGCACAAAAAACATTACTGCAGCAGCCGATGGCAGCAGATGGCCAAGTCCCCCGAGTTCCCTGGGGTTTCAGAAAAGATGCAGGAGGCTGTGAGTCCCAACACGGGTCAGCCCTCCATCAGTCTTCTCAATCCAGCTGCTCACTCTGCGGATCCCGAGAATCCACTTCTTCAAACACCCTGCATCAGTTCTTCCGCCGTTTTAGATTTAATTGGGCCAAACGGGAAGGGCCACGACAAGGACTTTTCCACGCAAGCTAAGAAGCTCTCCACCGCCAATAGCAGTGATGATAAAATTAATGGGAAACCTGTTGATGTCAAAAACCCCAGCATCCCCTTAGTGGATGGGGAGAGTGACCCAAATAAGACTACCTGTGAAGCTTGCAACATTACTTTCAGCCGGCACGAAACCTACATGGTCCACAAACAGTATTACTGTGCGACGCGCCACGACCCTCCGCTCAAGAGGTCGGCTTCCAACAAAGTGCCTGCCATGCAGAGAACCATGCGCACACGCAAACGCAGGAAGATGTATGAGATGTGCCTGCCTGAACAGGATCAAAGGCCCCAGCTAGTCCAGCAGCGCTTTCTCGACGTAGCCAACCTCAGCAATCCCTGTACCTCCACCCAAGAAGCCACAGAAGGGCTGGGCGAGTGCTACCACCCAAGATGCGATCTCTTTCCCGGAATTGTCTCAAAGCACTTGGAAACCTCCCTGGCCATGAACAAATGTGTCCCGGTTTCTAAATGTGACACTGCTCATTCCAGCGTCTCCTGCCTGGAGATGGACGTCCCCATCGATCTCAGCAAAAAGTGTTTATCCCAGTCTGAGCGGACGACCGCGTCTCCCAAAAGGCTGCTGGACTACCACGAGTGCACCGTGTGCAAGATCAGCTTCAACAAGGTGGAAAACTACCTGGCCCACAAGCAAAATTTCTGCCCGGTCACCGCGCATCAGCGGAACGACCTGGCTCCGCTCGACAGCAAAGTGTTTCCGAATCCAGAAAGCGAACGAAGCAGCCCCGATGTCAGCTATGAAAGAAGCATCATAAAATGTGAGAAAAATGGCAATCTGAAGCAGCCCTCCCCCAATGGAAACTTATTCTCATCCCACTTAGCGACGCTGCAGGGCCTGAAAGTCTTCAGCGAAGCCGCTCAGCTCATCGcgacaaaagaagaaaacaaacatttgtttctTCC encodes:
- the ZFPM2 gene encoding zinc finger protein ZFPM2 translates to MSRRKQSKPRQIKRPLEDAIEEEEEECPSEETDIISKGDFPLEESFSTEFGPENLSCEEVEYFCNKGDDEGVQETAESDGDTQSEKPGQPAVETDDWDGPGELEVFQKDGERKIQSRQQLPVGTTWGPFAGKMDLNNNSLKTKAQVPMVLTAGPKWLLDVTWQGVEDNKNNCIVYSKGGQLWCTTTKAISEGEELIAFVVDFDSRLQAASQMTLTEGMYPARLLDSIQLLPQQAAMASILPTAIVNKDIFPCKSCGIWYRSERNLQAHLMYYCSGRQREAAPVSEENEDTAPQISSLCPFPQCTKSFSNARALEMHLNSHSGVKMEEFLPPGASLKCTVCSYTADSVINFHQHLFSHLTQAAFRCNHCHFGFQTQRELLQHQELHVPGSKLPRESDMEHSPSGTEDSLQPATDLLTRSELPQSQKAMQTKDASSDTELDKCEKKTQLFLTNQRPEIQPTTNKQSFSYTKIKSEPSSPRLASSPVQPNIGPSFPVGPFLSQFAFPQDITMVPQASEILAKMSELVHRRLRHGSSSYPPVIYSPLMPKGATCFECNITFNNLDNYLVHKKHYCSSRWQQMAKSPEFPGVSEKMQEAVSPNTGQPSISLLNPAAHSADPENPLLQTPCISSSAVLDLIGPNGKGHDKDFSTQAKKLSTANSSDDKINGKPVDVKNPSIPLVDGESDPNKTTCEACNITFSRHETYMVHKQYYCATRHDPPLKRSASNKVPAMQRTMRTRKRRKMYEMCLPEQDQRPQLVQQRFLDVANLSNPCTSTQEATEGLGECYHPRCDLFPGIVSKHLETSLAMNKCVPVSKCDTAHSSVSCLEMDVPIDLSKKCLSQSERTTASPKRLLDYHECTVCKISFNKVENYLAHKQNFCPVTAHQRNDLAPLDSKVFPNPESERSSPDVSYERSIIKCEKNGNLKQPSPNGNLFSSHLATLQGLKVFSEAAQLIATKEENKHLFLPQCLYPGAIKKAKGADQLSPYYGIKPSDYISGSLAIHNADVEQSTNAENESPKSQASSNGCAVPKKDSLPLLPKNRGMVIVNGGLKQEERPTANPQQENIAQNPQREDGHKSPSWVSENPLATNENVSPGIPSAEDQLSSIAKSVNGSTQAPTSGKYCRLCDIQFNNLSNFITHKKFYCSSHAAEHVK